The nucleotide sequence GCCACGGTGGGCGGCTCGTGGTCATACACAGGCAGGTGGAAGTTGCGCAAGCCATGCCGGGCCAGCGCATCCTGGGGAAAATCTTTTTCAGTCAGCGTGATCAGCATGGTCACGCCACAACGGCTCAGCGCCTTGAGGTCGGCATCCATGTCATGCACCACACCGGGCCACGGTGTGCCGGCCAGCCGTCCCGGTACCAGCCAGGAAAAACCGCTGGGGCCACGGCTGGCTGCCACCGCGTTTTCACTCGCTGCGAGCGGCTGCATTTCCATCAGTACAGAAGCGCTGACAGGACGAGGCTGAAATGCCGGTGCAGAGCTTGCTGCGGGCTCTGCAGTGACAGGCACGGGTGTGGCGGGTTCAGGCTTGATGTCCGCCACAGGCTCAGCTTTGACCTTCTCTTCTGCGGCCTCTGGCGCAGCCGGAACGACAGGCTGGACAACGGCTTCAAGCACCGCAGACGCCTTCTGCGGCTCCAGAAATTCAGCAATCGCAGCCACAGCGGCTGCTGGCAGCGGCGGGGGCGGCAGCACATCGTCTGCCAGCTCATGCACAGGCGTTCCTGGCATGGGTACATGGCAGCTGCCCGTGCGCACAAATTGCTGGCCTGCTGCGCTGACCGGGCGCTGCAGAAAATCAGCCATGGGCCCAGCTTCCTGAATGCGTCCACCAGCCAGCAAAAGCATCTGCTGCGCCACAGCCCGTGCATGCTGCTGCTGATGGGTCACCAGCAGCACGCTGCTGTGCAGGCCTATTTGTTTGATAACGTCCAGCAGCAAAAAGGCTTCGTAGCCATCAAGGTCGGCAGTGGGCTCGTCCACCATCAGCACAGCGGGCCTGGCCCAGGCTTCGCGCAGAATGGCGACGGCACGTTGCTGCACAGTGCTGAGCTCCATCGTCGGGCTATCCAGCACCTGAGCCAGCTCGGCAAAGCCGTATTGCTGCAGTTGTTCTGTGACCCACTGGCGCCACTGCAGGGGAGTCTTCTGCTCGCCCTGACGCGCCATTTCAATCAGCGCATCCAGCGTATTGGCGCGCATCAGGCGTGCATGCTGCTGCACCAGACGGGGCTGGTTTGCTGTACCCAGCGGCTGGCCTTTGCATTGAACCTGCCCCCAGCTGCGAAAGCGCGGGTTGACGTCATTGAGGCCAGCCAGAGTACGCAGCAAAGTGGACTTGCCTGTACCAGCCGGCCCAAGCAATGCAGTGACACCAGAGGCTGGCAGCGCAAAATCCACCTCGGCCAGGATGACGCGCGGGCCATAAGACGCCCCCAGGCCCCATGCCTGCAGACTGTGTTGCTGATCCAAGAAAGCCTCCCTCGTACGCCATGAGCCCTGTGGCAGGTCGTGTTTTATCGTTGCGCCCGGGTCATCGCAGATGCTATTGAGCTCTGCCTTCAGCCCTTGACTCGGTCAATTGAGCGCACAGGAGCGGCAGTCTATTTCATTACACATGTATAAGTTCGTTACTTAATGAAACGTGACAATTCCATGGGGAAATCCCGATTTAAGTCAGTAATTGGGATGATTTTTGCGATGAATCAATCAAATCGACGAGCAAAAAAAGCCGCTCCCCAGGGGATGCGGCTGCACTCAGATCATCACAGCTCTGCGCGCTTCAGATGAGCGCTGGGTAGCGACTCAGCACTCCCCTCAACCCAGGCGCACAGGCACAAAGATCTTGTTGCCATCACGCCAGATCAGCACCGCCACCGTCTTGTCAGCCTTGGCTACGGCTGCACGCACATCGTCCACATTGGCGGCTGGTGTGCCGTTGATGGACAGCAGCACATCCCCCTGATTGATACCCGCCAGAGCCGCTGGCCCGCTGGACTGAGCCACGACCAGACCGGAATCCACCCCAATCTGCTTTTTCTCATCGGGCTGCAAGGGGCGCAGAGCCAGGCCCAGCTTTCCCTTGCCGGCATCGGCAGAGTCCTTGGCAACCTTGGCGGCCTTGTCACTGGCATCACCCAGAGTGGCACTCAAGGTTTTGGATTCTCCTTTGCGCCAGACTTCCAGCGTCACCTTCTGCCCAGGCAGCGCCTGGCCGATGAAGGCCGGCAAATCGCCCGAAGCCACAACCGGCGTGCCATCTACCTTGCGCACCACATCGCCGGGCTCCAGCCCTGCCTTGGCAGCAGGCCCATTCTTTTCCACGCTGGCCACCAGCGCACCTTCGGGCTTGTCGAGCTTGAAGGAATCGGCAAAGGCCTGATTCACTTCCTGCACGCTCACACCCAGCTTGGCATGCTGGGCCTTGCCGGTGGATTGAATCTGCTGCTGCACACGGGTTGCCAGCTCGATAGGAATAGCGAACGACACGCCCTGATAACCGCCGGAGCGGGTGTAGATCTGGCTGTTGATGCCCACGACTTCGCCCTGCGCGTTGAACAGCGGGCCACCCGAGTTACCGGGGTTGATGGCCACGTCCGTCTGCAGAAAAGGCACAAAGGAATCATCGGGCAGAGAACGCCCCTTGGCGCTGACCACACCAGCGGTCACGCTGTTTTCAAAGCCGAATGGCGAGCCAATGGCCAGCACCCAGTCGCCCACACGCAGCTGGCTGGTCTGGCCCAGTTTGACGGTGGGCAGACCGGTGGCATTGATCTTGAGCACCGCCACATCGGTCTTGGGGTCAGAGCCCAGCACCTTGGCGCTGAACTCGCGGCGGTCGGTCAGTTTGACCGTCACTTCCTTGGCGCCACGCACCACATGGGCGTTGGTCAAGATCACGCCATCGCTGGACACAATAAAGCCCGAGCCCTCGCCGCGCATGGGCGTATCAGGCTGCTGACCGCGTGGACCCGCACCCGGCCTTCCGGGCATGCCGAACTGGCGGAAGAATTCAAAGAAGGGATCGTCGGGGCTCATGCCCTGAGGGCCCTGGCGTTGCTCCTGGCGCGAATCCTGACGTTCTGCCGCCTCATCGCCATCACCCTCTTCCATGGCGCGCGAGCTGCCCACCACGCTGATATTCACCACCGCCGCGCCATTGCGCGCAGTA is from Comamonas fluminis and encodes:
- a CDS encoding ATP-binding cassette domain-containing protein, with product MDQQHSLQAWGLGASYGPRVILAEVDFALPASGVTALLGPAGTGKSTLLRTLAGLNDVNPRFRSWGQVQCKGQPLGTANQPRLVQQHARLMRANTLDALIEMARQGEQKTPLQWRQWVTEQLQQYGFAELAQVLDSPTMELSTVQQRAVAILREAWARPAVLMVDEPTADLDGYEAFLLLDVIKQIGLHSSVLLVTHQQQHARAVAQQMLLLAGGRIQEAGPMADFLQRPVSAAGQQFVRTGSCHVPMPGTPVHELADDVLPPPPLPAAAVAAIAEFLEPQKASAVLEAVVQPVVPAAPEAAEEKVKAEPVADIKPEPATPVPVTAEPAASSAPAFQPRPVSASVLMEMQPLAASENAVAASRGPSGFSWLVPGRLAGTPWPGVVHDMDADLKALSRCGVTMLITLTEKDFPQDALARHGLRNFHLPVYDHEPPTVAQIQMLLARMSAALRRGEVLAVHCLAGLGRTGTVLAAWLVREGLTAEEALRRVRLIDAQYVQSASQEALLHEYENALLQKMA
- a CDS encoding Do family serine endopeptidase; amino-acid sequence: MNTLLLTPRRLVMALVAAGAIGALGATGAGLVGVRSDAHAQVTTAAAVVQPASTAGLSAVGTPNFADITARNGAAVVNISVVGSSRAMEEGDGDEAAERQDSRQEQRQGPQGMSPDDPFFEFFRQFGMPGRPGAGPRGQQPDTPMRGEGSGFIVSSDGVILTNAHVVRGAKEVTVKLTDRREFSAKVLGSDPKTDVAVLKINATGLPTVKLGQTSQLRVGDWVLAIGSPFGFENSVTAGVVSAKGRSLPDDSFVPFLQTDVAINPGNSGGPLFNAQGEVVGINSQIYTRSGGYQGVSFAIPIELATRVQQQIQSTGKAQHAKLGVSVQEVNQAFADSFKLDKPEGALVASVEKNGPAAKAGLEPGDVVRKVDGTPVVASGDLPAFIGQALPGQKVTLEVWRKGESKTLSATLGDASDKAAKVAKDSADAGKGKLGLALRPLQPDEKKQIGVDSGLVVAQSSGPAALAGINQGDVLLSINGTPAANVDDVRAAVAKADKTVAVLIWRDGNKIFVPVRLG